Genomic DNA from Carnobacterium gallinarum DSM 4847:
AGACAAAAAAACGAAAGAAGTAAAAACAACGACTGTTTATTTAGAAGCTAAGCTAGCGTTAGAACTAACTAAAAATAATCCTCAAGCACTAGAATTAATCGACGATTATTTATTTAGTGAAAATAATACTATGCTAAATCGCTCGATTCTTATAGCGATTATTAAAAGTGGCAATCCTGTCTGCTTAGAATCTCCAAGCAAGCTTTTGTTAGCAGCACAACGTCAAGAAGGTTTACGCCAAAGTATTCTTGAAGCAGCCGATTCAGGATCCGTTGAAACGTTGCTCTTCTTCATGAAACTCATTCGTGAAAATGATTTAATTCGTTTCTCAGCAGTTCAAAGAGCCGTAAGCACTTGGACGGGCTTAGGTTATAACGTTGAGGATAAAAAAGTAATCGTTAAATTATTGGACTTATCCTATGAAGCATTAGTGAATCCAGAGTTAATTGATTCATATATTGCTAGTGAAGATATGATTCAAAACTATGCCGGACTTTGGGCAGCTGCGACACGTAATCATGAAGAAACAGTTCCGTATATTGAAAAATTAGTAACGCAGAAAAAGCATCAACAGTTAAGCGCTCTTTATTTCTTAATGGGTTTTGATCAATCAGAATTTCAATTTCAATTAGTTGAACAATTAATTCTAACAACTGATGATTTAGATGTACTAACCTTTGCTATGCAACATGTTGTTAGTCAAAGGGTCTATTTAAATCAAAATTCTGATAGTAATCAAAGGTTTACTAAATTTTTAGAAAATAATAACTATGTGAAAACTATTTCTCCAGAATTTTATCAGCGTTTAGAGAGCCTTCTAGAAGCAACAAATGGAAAAACCTATGAAGTTGTAGGAAAACCTTTTCCATGGATTGCCATTGCGTTAACGCAAGAATCTATTTACGAACGCTTGATTTTAATTGCTAAGGCACAAGAAAATCAAATTTGGCTGGAACATTTAATGAACCAAGGAAGTAAAATGACTCCTGAAAATCGGAGCTATCTATTATTTTTAGAATGCTCGCCGCCGAAAACAGTGAGAAGTCGAGAGTTCCTTTTTGAAGCATTAAAAGATCGTAGTAGTAGCAATCGCGACACAGCTTTAAAAATTATTAAAGAGTTACAACTGACACCAGAAGAACTAGTTAAAATTGAAGATATGTTAGCGTTAAAATCTGGAGTGATTCGTCAAGCTTCGCTAGAGATTCTTCAAAAAAGTTCGGCTCATCAAATAAACGAAATAATAGAGCGTTTGTTAACAGATAAAAAGCAAGAAAAGCGTTTAGGCGGGCTTGATCTAATTTTACAGTTAAAAAATAATCAACAACTAACTTCTGAGGAAATTCCACAACTCATAAGTTATATTCAAAAACCAACGGCGAAAGAGTTAAAACTGATAGATGGATTTCAAATACAGGAAGCATTTCGCTATAGTCGCAGTAATGGCTTTGGTTTGTATCAAGCAGAGTATCCAACTCCTAATATTCCAGCGCTAGCAACGGATGCTAATGGAACGCTGAAACAATTTTTTGCTTTTGATGTAAAAAAATTAAGCGCCAAGCTAAAAAGTTTATCTGATTTGATTCATCAACATCGAGAATATGAGTATGAATCAATTATTATAAGGACAAAAGAAAAAATCAGCGAAATTCTTGGTAGCGATGATGGTATCGGTATCTTGTATGAAAAATACGATGAACATGCAGCGACTAAATCTATCTTAAATTATCCCTTAGGCGAAATTTGGTTAGAATGGATGAAAGCAGAAAATATCACCTTGCTTGAGCTAGTTCAACTTGATTTTTGTGATGGTGATAATTATTATCGTTTTTTATCTTGGAAAGAAGGACTAACGAAAGAAGCGCTTAAAGAAGTTGGTTTATTTTTTGATTTAGATAAGATGGAAGCCATCAATATACTTGCGGCTGATTTACCTTATATCAATACTATTCGAAAGATTCTAGATTCAATCTATTTAGAGCTAAAAGCAACAGATATTCAACTAAATAGCAAGACTATATCACCCTTTGAGTTATTTTATAGATTAAAATGCGAAGTACTAGCGAGTATCCCAGTTGAAAAATGGATTCATAATCCTTGTGTTTTTCGTGAAAATCATTATAGAAATGAAATTTACGACTATAGCAATATTTCATTTATTAGGAACTTATCTTATTATTTAAAAAATTCTGTTGAAACAGCTAAAGATTTTGCTAATTTAGTCGCAATCAGGCAAGAAGAAACGTTTCGCGCGCAAGTAAAATTAGATCAAGAAGGTAAGCAAGAACAGACTGGATTTGTTGGAATGACACTTGCTGATTTTGGACGAGCGTTAGATGAAAATCTGTTACCAAAAGATGCTCTTTTTAAAGAACTATTTCTGCCGAAAAGACGTGTAACGATTGTATCAGATTTACTTAATCCTCGTTGGAATAAAGAGGCATTTAAGAATTATCCGGCTTTAAAAGAATTTAAGACAATCTTTAGCGAGCGTGTTCTTGAAATTGAGTTAACACGAGGTGACTCTAAAACAGAAGTCAGTTATCTAGCGAATCAGGTGAAGGAAGTCTATGGTGTGGATCATTTTATTGATATTATTGCTAGTTTAGAAGGTGAAAAGTTAGTTAGAGGTTATATTTCGGGACATAGCTATACGAAACGTGAGATTTTCTCTAGTCTTTTAAAAAGCACTAGACCAAAAGAAACGGATACTGTTGCTGATCTAAAAGCCAATCTAAAACGGTATAAGATTACAGAGCAACAGCTGATCGAAGCCATGCTTTATAATCCAAGATGGATTGAGCTAGTGAGTGATTATCTTGGCTGGAAAGGTCTAAAAAGCACAGCTTGGTATTTTACTGCCCACAGCTCAGACTATCGAAGTCAATTTGAACTGGATCAGATTGGACGTTATTCTGAAATTGAAAATGATGATTTCCAAGAAGGAGCCTTTGATGTTCGCTGGTTTAATGAGGCTTATCGTGAGATTGGCAAGAAACGTTTTGAACAAATTTATGATAGCGCCAAATATACATCTGATGGCAGCAAACATCGTCGCTCTCAGCTATATGCAGATGCTTCGCTAGGAAAGTTAAAATTAAAACCATTATTAGCGGAAGTTGCAGATAAACGTAACAAGGATAAATTACGCAGCTTAGGATTGATTCCTTTAAATAAACGTAATCCAGTCAAAGATGCATGGCAACGTTATAATTATTTACAAAAATTCCTTAAAGAAAGCAAACAATTTGGTGCACAACGTCGGGCAAGTGAAGGGAAGGCCAGTCAGATTGCCTTAGAAAACTTAGCACGTAATGCAGGGGACGGGGATGTCACACGTTTTAGCTGGCGAATGGAAATTTTCGATTTACACGAACTGCAAAATTATTTTATACCAAAAGAAATTGAAGACGCTAAAGTTCATTTAGAAATCGACGATCAAGGTTCAGCTTCTATTCAAGTTGAAAAAGCAGAGAAAAAACTAAAAAGTATCCCAGCCAATTTAAAAAAAGTACCTTATATTGTTGAGCTACAAGAAATTCGTAAAAAGCTTAAAGAGCAATATCGTCGTTCACGTAAATCATTAGAGCAAGCGATGGAAAAAGGAATTGAATTTGAAGCTGGGGAATTAACCGCTTTGTTACAACATCCAGTTATTCAACCAATGTTAGATAAATTAGTAATTCTTGGTGGCAAAAATGACTATGTTGGTTTCTTAAGTTCAGAAGGAATTCGCAATGTTGAAAAAGAGCTAGTCGAATTGCCAGCTGATACTCTTGTGCGAATCGCTCATCCGTATGATTTATATCAAAGTGGCAAATGGCGACAAATTCAGCATATCTTATTTGAAGAGGAGATTGTCCAACCCTTTAAACAAGTCTTTAGAGAACTGTATTTGCCTAATGAAGATGAAAAAGCAACAAAAGAATCTAAACGTTATGCAGGTCATCAGATTCAGCCACAAAAAACAGTTGCCCTTTTGAAGAATCGTGATTGGGTTGTGAGTTATGAAGATGGTTTAAGAAAAGTTTATTATGAAGAGGATATCATTGCAACATTGTATGCAATGGCAGATTGGTTTTCCCCAGCAGATATTGAAGCACCAACAATTGAAGGGGTACTTTTCTATCACCGTAAAACGGGCAAACGTTTATTTATGGAAGAGGTGCCACCGCTTATTTTTTCTGAAGTGATGCGGGATATGGACTTAGTAGTCAGCGTGGCTCATGTAGGCGGTGTTGATCCAGAAACAAGTTTCTCAACAATCGAAACTAGAGCAGTTCTAGTAGAAGAATTAAGTAATTTACTGAAATTGGATAATGTACATGTTAAAAAACATCATGCGCTTATCAAAGGTCAACTAGCTGAATATTCACTACATCTAGGAAGTGGAGTCGTACATCAAATAGGTGGACGGATGATTCCAATTCTAGCTGTTCAATCGCAACATCGAGGTCGTTTGTTCTTACCTTTTGTAGACGAAGATCCACGGACAGCAGAAATTATGTCAAAATTGATTCTGTTAAGCGCCGATCAAAAGATTAAAGATCCAATGATTTTAGAGGCAATTCAATAAAAGAGAGTGCATGAACTAAAATTGGAAAACAATTTTGTTTCATGCGCTCTCTTTGTTATAGTGGTTGATAGAAAATAGAGATTAGTTTGTATCTATTTATCTGTAACAAGTAATTCTAAAATTTCTGCTTATACTGAGAGGGGACTCTCTTTTATTTTAAAAATTTAACGAAAATAGTTGCAATATTGGAAGGCATTAAGTAGAGTAAAGGGGAGCGAGTTTAAACGAAAGAGGAGTGGATTTTTTGCCAAGAGGTCAAATAAGAAAAGCCTTAAGTGGATTTTATTATGTCTATCATGATGGAGTAACTTATCAAACAAGAGGTAGAGGGAATTTTCGTAATCGATCTTTGACTCCTTTAGTTGGAGATGAAGTTATTTTTGAAAGTGGCAATCAAGATGAAGGTATTTTAAAAGATTTATTGCCGCGAAAAAATGAATTAATTCGTCCAACTGTGGCTAATGTTGATTTAGGCGTTGTTGTGATGTCAGCAATTGAACCTAATTTTTCAACGAATTTACTAGATCGTTTTCTAGTAACCTTAGAAAGCAAACAAATTAAAGCGTTGATTTATATAACAAAGATTGATTTGTTGACTGTAGAGCAGTACCAAGAAATGCAGCAAATGAAGGCAGCTTATGAAAAAATTGGGTATTCAGTGATTTTGCCTGAAACGGAATTAAATCAAGCCCCAATTGCAGAATTAACGCCTTATTTTAAGAATCAATTAACGGTGTTTATGGGGCAATCTGGAGCAGGAAAGTCAACTTTGTTAAATCAGATTGCACCAGAGTTAGCATTGAAAACTGGTGAGATTTCTAATGCATTGGGACGTGGAAAACATACGACTAGACATGTGGAATTAGTACCTTTGTATGACGGTTTAGTAGCCGATACTCCTGGGTTTAGTTCGATTGATTTTTTAGAAGTAGAAGTCGATGAGTTACCAGAATTATTTCCTGAATTTGTAGCGGTCCAACATGATTGCCGCTTTAGAGGGTGTAAGCATCGAAATGAACCAGGCTGTCAAGTTAAAACTGAAGTAGAGTCAGGTGAGATTTTGGAATCACGCTACAAACATTATTTGCAATTTTTAGAAGAAATTGAAAATCGTAAACCTAAATATGGTAAAAAAAATTAACTAAACTAAAATGAGAAGTGAGGAAACTATAATGAAGATTGCACCATCAATTTTAAGCGCAGATTT
This window encodes:
- the rsgA gene encoding ribosome small subunit-dependent GTPase A is translated as MPRGQIRKALSGFYYVYHDGVTYQTRGRGNFRNRSLTPLVGDEVIFESGNQDEGILKDLLPRKNELIRPTVANVDLGVVVMSAIEPNFSTNLLDRFLVTLESKQIKALIYITKIDLLTVEQYQEMQQMKAAYEKIGYSVILPETELNQAPIAELTPYFKNQLTVFMGQSGAGKSTLLNQIAPELALKTGEISNALGRGKHTTRHVELVPLYDGLVADTPGFSSIDFLEVEVDELPELFPEFVAVQHDCRFRGCKHRNEPGCQVKTEVESGEILESRYKHYLQFLEEIENRKPKYGKKN
- a CDS encoding DUF4132 domain-containing protein, which produces METVAEYQERLEQKTADLTGFAQELAKQYIWLETKNYDGYIYTKTIEEFKRLIQTSKAKTITELFDLGLFKLVVAIVGKEKAPEIQEMCEALKDQQFQYGIYRRSYHTLDPIRHHAESIIYLLYKMELNVQQDILKIGRNLHQYDINGYCYTVCTDKKTKEVKTTTVYLEAKLALELTKNNPQALELIDDYLFSENNTMLNRSILIAIIKSGNPVCLESPSKLLLAAQRQEGLRQSILEAADSGSVETLLFFMKLIRENDLIRFSAVQRAVSTWTGLGYNVEDKKVIVKLLDLSYEALVNPELIDSYIASEDMIQNYAGLWAAATRNHEETVPYIEKLVTQKKHQQLSALYFLMGFDQSEFQFQLVEQLILTTDDLDVLTFAMQHVVSQRVYLNQNSDSNQRFTKFLENNNYVKTISPEFYQRLESLLEATNGKTYEVVGKPFPWIAIALTQESIYERLILIAKAQENQIWLEHLMNQGSKMTPENRSYLLFLECSPPKTVRSREFLFEALKDRSSSNRDTALKIIKELQLTPEELVKIEDMLALKSGVIRQASLEILQKSSAHQINEIIERLLTDKKQEKRLGGLDLILQLKNNQQLTSEEIPQLISYIQKPTAKELKLIDGFQIQEAFRYSRSNGFGLYQAEYPTPNIPALATDANGTLKQFFAFDVKKLSAKLKSLSDLIHQHREYEYESIIIRTKEKISEILGSDDGIGILYEKYDEHAATKSILNYPLGEIWLEWMKAENITLLELVQLDFCDGDNYYRFLSWKEGLTKEALKEVGLFFDLDKMEAINILAADLPYINTIRKILDSIYLELKATDIQLNSKTISPFELFYRLKCEVLASIPVEKWIHNPCVFRENHYRNEIYDYSNISFIRNLSYYLKNSVETAKDFANLVAIRQEETFRAQVKLDQEGKQEQTGFVGMTLADFGRALDENLLPKDALFKELFLPKRRVTIVSDLLNPRWNKEAFKNYPALKEFKTIFSERVLEIELTRGDSKTEVSYLANQVKEVYGVDHFIDIIASLEGEKLVRGYISGHSYTKREIFSSLLKSTRPKETDTVADLKANLKRYKITEQQLIEAMLYNPRWIELVSDYLGWKGLKSTAWYFTAHSSDYRSQFELDQIGRYSEIENDDFQEGAFDVRWFNEAYREIGKKRFEQIYDSAKYTSDGSKHRRSQLYADASLGKLKLKPLLAEVADKRNKDKLRSLGLIPLNKRNPVKDAWQRYNYLQKFLKESKQFGAQRRASEGKASQIALENLARNAGDGDVTRFSWRMEIFDLHELQNYFIPKEIEDAKVHLEIDDQGSASIQVEKAEKKLKSIPANLKKVPYIVELQEIRKKLKEQYRRSRKSLEQAMEKGIEFEAGELTALLQHPVIQPMLDKLVILGGKNDYVGFLSSEGIRNVEKELVELPADTLVRIAHPYDLYQSGKWRQIQHILFEEEIVQPFKQVFRELYLPNEDEKATKESKRYAGHQIQPQKTVALLKNRDWVVSYEDGLRKVYYEEDIIATLYAMADWFSPADIEAPTIEGVLFYHRKTGKRLFMEEVPPLIFSEVMRDMDLVVSVAHVGGVDPETSFSTIETRAVLVEELSNLLKLDNVHVKKHHALIKGQLAEYSLHLGSGVVHQIGGRMIPILAVQSQHRGRLFLPFVDEDPRTAEIMSKLILLSADQKIKDPMILEAIQ